The Apium graveolens cultivar Ventura chromosome 6, ASM990537v1, whole genome shotgun sequence genome contains a region encoding:
- the LOC141668672 gene encoding uncharacterized protein LOC141668672, whose product MGFVGFLDLVLKCFQLLAWPSFALGYPLCASIQAIETNSNFHMRKLVAYWILFSLISLFEYTFSKLLDWVPVWPYVKILAICWLVMPGFNGASIAYNNIVRPCLSMQPPQILVDMVNQKQYVPLTRESFLEEAEKYVKENGTEGLERLFASKQIISEPPVAQKDIKAVDHLDKSTAAAEIEVTTTVDADIKVNNAALPENLTENAFLVPPAFKNVQKEWTCAVCQVTTQSEATLKSHLQGIKHRTKCEELKLVKQTAAKKGVSTGTPNKERNCAISQVTTQSKTTWTSLHQEFIEGKQTEIKNNSSSTTIKSEQPNHVPKKVSSDSGINKVSCVNQNPKKSSSGSGPSYKFGCDLWRVKLQSEATQKSHLQGTKDKSKSEQLKANETTEKDKITSSAKCSDKNSSGLNQNPSTIARVNIEAKVGKGFHSCSICKVTCTSKSDMAFHLRGNRHLSVIEDSGYERGVQYWCNICDVKCLSELDMASHLNGKTHASNLNESD is encoded by the exons ATGGGCTTTGTGGGCTTTCTTGATCTTGTGTTGAAATGCTTCCAGCTACTTGCCTG GCCCTCATTTGCTCTAGGGTACCCTCT ATGTGCTTCGATCCAGGCAATTGAGACAAATTCCAATTTCCACATGAGGAAGTTGGTTGCATATTGgattttgttttctttgatttctCTTTTTGAGTATACATTTAGTAAACTCCTTGACTG GGTTCCCGTGTGGCCTTACGTAAAGATATTAGCCATCTGCTGGTTAGTGATGCCCGGCTTCAATGGAGCTAGTATTGCCTACAACAATATTGTACGTCCATGCTTATCTATGCAACCACCTCAAATCCTTGTTGACATGGTAAACCAGAAGCAGTATGTTCCTCTTACAAGAGAATCCTTTCTAGAAGAGGCAGAAAAATATGTCAAAGAAAATGGAACTGAGGGTTTGGAGAGACTTTTTGCTAGCAAG CAAATAATCAGTGAGCCTCCAGTTGCGCAAAAGGATATAAAAGCAGTAGATCATTTGGACAAAAGTACGGCAGCTGCAGAGATCGAG GTGACAACAACAGTCGATGCAGATATCAAAGTTAACAATGCTGCATTGCCAGAAAATCTAACAGAGAATGCATTTTTAGTACCTCCTGCTTTTAAGAATGTCCAGAAAGAGTGGACTTGTGCTGTATGTCAAGTAACAACGCAGAGTGAGGCAACTTTAAAATCACATCTTCAAGGGATAAAACACAGGACGAAATGCGAGGAGTTAAAATTAGTAAAGCAGACAGCGGCAAAGAAAGGAGTCTCTACTGGTACCCCGAACAAAGAGAGGAATTGTGCAATCAGTCAGGTAACAACTCAGAGCAAGACAACATGGACTTCACTTCACCAGGAATTCATTGAAGGAAAGCAAACGGAGATAAAAAATAATTCCTCAAGTACCACAATTAAGTCGGAACAACCTAATCACGTTCCGAAGAAAGTGTCATCTGACAGTGGAATAAACAAGGTTAGTTGTGTTAATCAAAATCCAAAGAAATCATCATCTGGAAGTGGACCAAGCTACAAGTTTGGTTGTGATCTATGGCGGGTGAAGTTACAGAGTGAGGCAACACAGAAATCACATCTTCAAGGGACAAAagacaagtcaaaatctgaacAACTAAAAGCAAATGAGACGACAGAGAAAGACAAGATTACCTCGTCCGCAAAGTGTTCAGATAAAAACTCTAGTGGACTAAACCAAAATCCAAGTACAATAGCACGGGTAAATATAGAAGCTAAGGTCGGCAAAGGATTTCACTCGTGCTCTATATGTAAGGTAACATGCACCAGTAAATCTGATATGGCATTTCATCTCCGCGGGAATAGACACTTGTCCGTAATTGAAGATTCAGGCTACGAAAGAGGGGTTCAGTATTGGTGCAATATATGCGATGTGAAATGCTTAAGTGAGCTAGATATGGCCTCTCATCTCAACGGGAAAACGCACGCCTCCAATCTAAATGAATCGGATTAA